A region of Bacillus rossius redtenbacheri isolate Brsri chromosome 2, Brsri_v3, whole genome shotgun sequence DNA encodes the following proteins:
- the LOC134528999 gene encoding insulin-like growth factor-binding protein complex acid labile subunit, with protein sequence MALAVALTCAVLAEVVLAQDPTCGHCRCHVVHEDLLTGTPGAGAYLHVNCSDDKYFPGQLRPPKLTADDANLPVSAEFMRNSYTYVGDDFLLKGAIRLSLADNDISNVSRRSFSSLTSLQYLSLAQNRLDNIDAEVFHGLGHLEELDLSQNFLSYIPDGLFSELVSLTTLRIASNRLDSIGPKFFQGLSKLQTVDLSFNHINELIPEAFSSLSLLTNLILSGNIITDARADHFAELKNLEYLDLSKNLMLNLEPETLKNQESLKKLILSGNRLTSKFTLPGTIMYLDLSDNPIEDIQDMWKHLDLMEVLLVANTSIDKLDGDFGFKNLQVLNMSENRLESFPVDTLPALQTLDLSWNNLTSVPDGVAPARMPALCELHLDGNPVRELVFPASDRAFEHLRLLSLNGDPQLQAVGPGVLARAAPGLTALRLSRNPLLASLHEQALAGLDLQELDLSWDALSSLPESLVQWERLRSLRALVPCSQLDLSWDALSSLPESLVQWERLRSVNLQHNPWACDCSLQWMLDVVVSRLYTTDQNLLYELRCASPAQLRDRRMVHFYNWTQKVFCTQFEQLRMRPLDAGEDVEAAGLGSSVTAVIVALSLLAALVALVVVGVILQRRISSRRRLRNRRF encoded by the exons ATGGCGCTCGCAGTTGCTTTGACGTGCGCAGTGCTGGCTGAGGTGGTCTTGGCGCAGGACCCAACCTGCGGTCACTGTCGCTGCCACGTGGTGCACGAAGACCTGCTGACGGGGACCCCAGGCGCAGGCGCCTACCTTCACGTCAACTGCTCCGACGACAAGTACTTCCCAGGCCAGCTGCGCCCGCCCAAACTCACCGCCGACGACGCTAACCTGCCCGTGTCCGCGGAATTCATGAGGAACAGCTACACCTACGTCGGCGACGACTTCCTACTGAAGGGGGCCATTCGCTTGTCTCTGGCGGACAACGATATCAGTAATGTGTCCAGACGGTCTTTCTCCAGCCTCACGAGTCTACAGTATCTCTCCTTGGCGCAGAATCGACTGGACAACATCGATGCAGAGGTTTTTCACGGTCTCGGCCATCTAGAAGAGTTGGACCTGTCACAGAACTTCTTGAGCTATATTCCTGACGGCTTGTTTTCTGAACTTGTATCTCTCACAACGCTGCGCATTGCATCCAACCGGCTGGACAGCATTGGACCGAAATTCTTCCAAGGGCTTTCCAAGCTTCAGACGGTAGACTTGTCCTTCAACCATATCAACGAATTAATTCCCGAAGCTTTTTCATCACTGTCGCTCTtgacaaatttaatattatcgGGTAACATTATCACCGATGCTAGAGCAGATCATTTCGCCGAATTAAAAAACCTTGAATATTTGGACTTGTCAAAAAACTTGATGTTGAATTTGGAGCCAGAAACTCTCAAGAATCAAGAATCGTTGAAAAAACTTATCCTGTCTGGAAATCGCCTCACGTCCAAGTTCACCTTACCAGGGACGATCATGTACCTCGACTTGTCCGACAACCCTATAGAAGATATCCAAGATATGTGGAAACACCTAGACCTCATGGAAGTACTGCTCGTGGCGAATACATCTATAGACAAATTGGATGGTGACTTCGGTTTCAAAAATTTACAG GTGTTGAACATGTCGGAGAACCGGCTGGAGAGCTTCCCGGTGGACACGCTGCCGGCCCTGCAGACACTCGACTTGTCGTGGAACAACCTGACCTCGGTGCCCGATGGCGTGGCACCCGCGCGCATGCCGGCGCTGTGCGAGCTCCACCTGGACGGCAACCCCGTGCGGGAGCTGGTCTTCCCGGCGTCAGACCGCGCCTTCGAGCACCTGCGCCTGCTCAGCCTCAACGGCGACCCGCAGCTGCAGGCAGTCGGCCCCGGCGTGCTCGCCCGGGCAGCCCCCGGGCTCACCGCGCTGCGGCTGTCGCGCAACCCCTTGCTGGCCTCGCTGCACGAGCAGGCGCTCGCAGGTCTCGACCTGCAGGAG CTGGACCTGAGCTGGGACGCGCTGAGCAGTCTGCCCGAGAGCCTGGTGCAGTGGGAGCGACTCAGGTCGTTAAGGGCGCTTGTGCCGTGCTCGCAGCTGGACCTGAGCTGGGACGCGCTGAGCAGTCTGCCCGAGAGCCTGGTGCAGTGGGAGCGACTCAGGTCCGTGAATCTGCAGCACAACCCGTGGGCCTGCGACTGCTCCTTGCAGTGGATGCTGGATGTTGTCGTGTCGCGGCTCTACACCACGGATCAGAACCTGCTTTACGAGCTGAG GTGCGCCTCGCCGGCGCAGCTGCGGGACCGCCGCATGGTGCATTTCTACAACTGGACGCAGAAGGTGTTCTGCACGCAGTTCGAGCAGCTGCGCATGAGGCCCCTGGACGCGGGGGAAGACGTCGAGGCGGCGGGCCTCGGCTCGTCCGTCACCGCCGTCATCGTTGCGCTGTCCTTGCTGGCCGCGCTCGTCGCCTTGGTCGTGGTCGGCGTGATCCTGCAGAGACGCATCTCCTCCAGGAGGCGGCTGCGGAACCGCCGGTTCTAG